Proteins from a genomic interval of Amycolatopsis sp. cg13:
- a CDS encoding N-acetyltransferase family protein has product MPELVIRPATPDDAPGIAAVHVGSWQAAYAGLLPDEFLSGLSIEAREQFWASNLADTSRRHTVLAAATSETITGFAVFGPSRDEDATPRTGELSSIYLLPSEWGQGMGRALHEECVRTLSTQFETATLWVLSTNTRARKFYERAGWVTDGKAKVETMSDGAVTLEEVRYRLLLGD; this is encoded by the coding sequence GTGCCCGAACTCGTGATCCGTCCCGCGACCCCGGATGACGCCCCCGGCATAGCGGCGGTCCACGTAGGCTCCTGGCAAGCGGCCTACGCGGGCCTGCTGCCCGACGAGTTCCTGTCCGGCCTGTCCATCGAGGCGCGGGAACAGTTCTGGGCTTCGAACCTGGCGGACACCTCCCGGCGACACACCGTCCTGGCGGCAGCCACTTCCGAGACGATCACCGGTTTCGCGGTCTTCGGCCCTAGCCGCGACGAGGACGCCACTCCGCGGACGGGCGAACTGTCGTCGATCTACCTCCTGCCGTCAGAGTGGGGCCAGGGAATGGGGCGAGCGCTGCACGAGGAGTGCGTACGAACCCTGTCGACCCAGTTCGAGACGGCGACGCTGTGGGTGTTGTCGACCAACACCCGGGCCCGGAAGTTCTATGAACGGGCCGGTTGGGTCACGGACGGAAAAGCCAAGGTAGAGACGATGTCCGACGGTGCGGTGACCTTGGAGGAGGTCCGGTACCGGCTGCTGTTGGGGGATTAG